From the Thioalkalivibrio sp. XN279 genome, the window GCACGGTAAGCGTCGCCGCAACCCGTCGGGTCGACCACGGCCTCCGGCGCGGCCGCCGGGATGTCGTGGCGGCGGCCACCAGCCATGATCGTGGAGCCCTCGGCGCCGCGCGTGACGATGTAGGCCTGGACGCGCGCCGCGATCTGCTCATCGTCGAGCCCCGTGCGCTGGCTCAGCATCTTGCCCTCGTAGTCGTTGACCGCGACCACGTCGGCCAGCTCGATGAAGCGCGTCAGCTCTGCCGCACCGAACATGGGCAGGCCCTGGCCGGGGTCGAAAATAAAAGGAATGCCGGCGGCGGCGAACTGCTCCGCATGGTCGATCATGCCCTGGCGCCCGTCCGGCGAGACCATGCCCCAGCGGATGCCGGCATGGGCCGGCACCGCGTTGATATGCGCATGCTGCATCGCCCCGGGATGGAATGCCGTGATCTGGTTGTCGGCGAGATCGGTGGTGATGTAGGCGACCGCGGTCCAGCTGTCGCGCAGCTCGCGCACGAAGTCCAGCGGCACGCCGCGCGCGCCGAGCCATTCGCGATACGGCGCGAAATCATGCCCGACCGTGGCCATGGGGTAGCCGGTCTCCCCCAGCAGGCCCAGGTTGTAGGCGATGTTCGCCGCACAGCCGCCGAACTCGCGGCGCAGGGCAGGCACCAGGAACGAAACGTTCAGGACGTGGATCTGGTCCGGCAGGATCTGGTCCTGGAACCGGCTCTGGAACACCATGATGTTGTCGTAAGCGATCGAGCCGCAGATCAGCGCGCTCATGCCGCGTCCGGTTTCCAGGCCACGTCCAGCTGCCGCGCTGCGCGCACGTCGTCCAGGCGCCGCACCGGTGTGGTGTACGGTGCGCCCTTCACTTTCTCCGGCTCGGTCCGCGCCTCCTCGAGGATCGTCGCCATGGCCTCGACGAAGGCGTCCAGCACTTCCTTCGACTCGGTCTCGGTGGGCTCGATCAGCAGGCACTCCGGCACCAGCAGCGGGAAATAGGTCGTCGGCGCGTGAAACTCGAAATCCAGCAGGCGCTTGGCCACGTCCATCGCCGTCACGCCAAGCTCCTTGGCCTCGCGCTTCAGCGTGACGATGAACTCGTGGCTGGCGCGGCGCTCGGGATAGGCCAGGGTGAAGCCCTTTTCGCGCAGCCGCGCCATGAGGTAGTTGGCGTTCAGCGTGGCGAACTCCGCCACCCGCGGCATGCCCTCGCGCCCCAGCATGCGGGCGTAGACGTAGGCGCGCAGCAGCACGCCGGCGTTGCCCATGAAGGCCGAGAGGCGGCCGATGGAGTGCGGCCGTTCTTCCTCGCTGACCCAGCGGAAGCGCTCGCCTTCCTTCACCGCGAAGGGCACCGGCAGGAACGGCACCAGGCGCTCACTGACGCCCACCGCCCCCGAGCCCGGCCCGCCGCCGCCGTGCGGCGTGGAGAAGGTCTTGTGCAGGTTCATGTGGATGACGTCGAAGCCCATGTCGCCCGGGCGCACCTTGCCGAGGATGGCGTTCAGGTTGGCGCCGTCGTAGTACAGCAGGCCGCCTGCGGCATGCACCACCTTCGACATCTCCAGGATCTTGCGGTCGAACACCCCCACGGTGGAGGGATTGGTCAGCATGATGCCGGCGGTGTTGGGACCGACCGCGGCCTTCAGCGCCTCGAGGTCGACGTCGCCGTCGGCCGAGGTCGGGATCTCGATCACCTTGCAGCCGCACATGGTGGCCGTGGCCGGATTGGTGCCGTGCGCCGCGTCCGGGACGATGATCTCGTTGCGATGCGACTCGCCGCGCGCCACGTGGTAGGCCCGGATCATGGCCACGCCGGCGAACTCGCCCTGGGCGCCGGCCATCGGCGTCAGCGACACCGCCTTCATGCCCGTGACCTCGCGCAGGATTTCCTGCAGCTCCCACATGCAGGCCAGGAAGCCCTGGCCGGTGGACTCCGGCGCCAGCGGGTGGCGGCCGGTGAAGCCAGGCAGCAACGCCAGCGTGTTACAGGCGCGCGGGTTGTACTTCATCGTGCACGAGCCCAGCGGGTAGAAGTTCGTGTCGATGGAGAAGTTGAGCCGCGACAGCCGCGTGTAGTGCCGCACCGCGCCCAGCTCGGAGACCTCCGGCAGGCGCGGCGGCTCAGCGCGGCGGAACGCGGCCGGGATGTCCGCCTGGACCCCGGTCGCCGGCGCCTGCGCCACGGCGCGGCGGCCGGGACGGGAATGCTCGAAGATCAGCGGCTCGCGCATCTCAGCCGAGCGCCTTCAGCGCCGCCTCGTAGTCCGGCTCGTTGGCGATCTCCGGCACCAGCTCGGCGTGAACCACGGTGTCGTTCTCATCCAGCACGACGACCGCGCGCGCCGTCAGGCCCGCGAAGGCGCTGTCCGAGATCAGCACGCCGTAGGCGCGGGCGAAGTCGGGCGAACGCATGGTCGACAGCGTGACCACGTTCTCCAGCCCCTCGTCGCCGCAGAAGCGCTTGTGCGCGAACGGCAGGTCCGGCGAGATCATCAGCATCACGGTGTCGTCATGCTCACGGGCGTAGTCGTTGAACTTCTTGGTCGACAGGGCGCAGACCGGCGTGTCGATGCTGGGGAAGATGGACAGGACTTTCTTCTTGCCCATCCAGCGCGACAAGGAAACGTCGTTGAGCGCGCTGTCGGTAAGCGTGAAATCGGGCGCCTTGCCGCCGACGCGCGGGAATTCACCGGCGGTGTGGATCTCGTTGCCCTGCAGGGTGATGGTAGCCATGTTTAACTCCGCAATGGATTCGAATGTCGGGCGGCCGCTCAGGCCACCTGTGCCTCGCGCAGCACTTCGCTGAGCGCCTGGAAATAAGTCTCGATATCGGTGGCGGTGCGGGTCTCGGTGGCGCACACCAGCAACGCGTTCCCCAGCTCGGGGTATTCGCGCGACAAGTCGTAGCCGCCGAGGATGCCGCGCCGCGCCAGCATCTCCAGCACCGGTCGCACCGGCCGGTCCAGCCGCAGCACGGACTCGTGGAAGAAATGACCGGGGAACACCCGCTGCACGCCCTCCAGAGACTCCAGCTGCCCCACCAGCTCCGCCGTGTTGCGCACCGACGCGGCCGCGACCCGCGCCAGGCCCTCCGCGCCGAGCAGGCTCATGTAGATCGTGGCGGCGGTCACCATCAGCCCCTGGTTGGTGCAGATGTTCGAGGTCGCCTTGGAGCGCCGGATATGCTGCTCGCGGGCCTGCAGGGTCAGGGCGAAGCCCTCGCGCCCGTCCAGGTCGACGGTCTTGCCGACGATGCGGCCCGGCATCTGGCGCACCAGCGCGCCGCGGCAGGCGAGAAAGCCGAAGTAAGGACCGCCGGAGGACAACGGCACGCCCAGCGGCTGGCCCTCGCCGCAGGCGATGTCGGCCCCGGTTTCGCCCCATGCGCCCGGCGGCTGCAGCAGCGCCAGGCTGGTCGGGTTCACCACCGCGATCACCAGCGCACCGCGCGCATGCGCCCAGTCGGTCAGCGCCGCCACGTCCTCGTAGCCGCCGAAGAAGTTCGGCTGTTGGATCACCAGCGCCGTGATGTCCTCTTGCGCCCACGGCTCCAGGGCCTCCAGCGCGGTCGTACCCGTGTCCGGATCGTACGGCACGATCTCGAAATTCAGCCCCTGGCCGCCGGCGATGGCGTGCGCCACGCGCCGGTAGGCCGGGTTGACCGTGGCAGGCACCAGGATGCGCGCCGACTTCGAGGCGCGGTGCGCGCGCACCGCCATCAGCGCGGCCTCCGCCATGGCCGACGCGCCGTCGTACAGCGAGGCGTTGGACACGTCCATGCCGGTCAGGGCCGTCATCATCGACTGGTATTCGTAGATGAGCTGCAGCGTGCCCTGGCTGGCCTCGGCCTGGTAGGGCGTATACGCGCTGTAGAACTCGCCGCGCGTGGTGATCTCCCACACCGCCGCCGGGATGTGGTGCTCATAGGCGCCGGCGCCGATGAAGTTGAGATGGCCGGCGTCCTGCGCCGCGCGTTCGCGCATCAGCCGCTGGATCTCCATCTCGCCCAGCGCCGCGGGCACGCCGGGCAGTGAATCGACCTTGAGGCCGCTCGGGATCTCGTCGAACAGCTGCTCGATCTCGCCGACACCGATGGCGGCAAGCATCTCGCGGATGTCGTCTTCCGTGTGGGGAATGAAAGGCATGGTTTAACTCCGGAGGGAAGCGCGCAGCGCCCCGGGCTCAGTCTTCGAGCGTGGCCTCGTAGGCTTTCGCATCCATGAGCGCAGAGGTTTCGGCCTCGGCGGCGGGACGGATCTTCATGATCCAGCCGGCGCCGTAGGGATCGGTGTTGAGCAGCTCGGGCTGGCTTGCCAGCGCCTCGTTCCCGGCCACGACCTCGCCGGCGACGGGGCTGTAGACGTCCGAGGCGGCCTTGACCGACTCGACCACGGCGCAGGCTTCGCCCGCCTCGAGCCCACGGCCCGTCTCCGGCGTCTCGACGAACACCAGGTCGCCGAGCGCACCCTGCGCATGGTCGGTGATACCGACGGTGAACGTGCCGTCGTCCTCCTGCCGGAGCCATTCATGCGTGCGGGTGTACTTGAGGTCGGAGGGGATGTTGCTCATGGCGGGCCTCTTGAATTATTGGGCGTCTGACGGGGGTTCAGTCGAGCTGGATGCGGGGCTTGCCGTTGCGCACAAAGGGCGGTCGCACCACGCGGGCGGGCAGGAGACGGCCGCGGATGTCGACCTCGACCTGTTCTCCGGCGCCGGCCGGGATGCGCGCAAAACCCACGGAGCGGCCGAGCGTCGGGGCGAAACTGCCGCTGGTGACCTCGCCGTCACCCGCGGGGGTGACCACCCGCTGGTGCGCGCGCAGCACGCCACGGTCCTGCAGCAGCAGGCCCACCAGCTTGCGCGGGGGGCCGGCGTCACGCTGCGCCTGCAGCGCCGCGCGGCCGATGAAATCGCGCTCCGCCGGCTCCCAGGCCACGGTCCACCCCAGCGCGGATTCCAGCGGCGTGGTGGTCTCGTCCATGTCCTGGCCATACAGGTTCATGCCCGCTTCCAGCCGCAGGGTGTCGCGGGCGCCGAGGCCACAGGGACGCACCCCGGCGGCCAGCAACGCCTGCCAGGTGGGGACGGCCTGCGCCGCCGGCAGGATGATCTCCCAGCCGTCTTCGCCGGTGTAGCCGGTGCGCGCCACGAACAGTTCACCGCAAGGCATCGCGGTGAAAGGGGCCAGGGCCAGCGCCGCCTCCCGGTCCGCCTCCGGCAGCAGCGCTATCGCGCGCTCGCGCGCCGCGGGGCCCTGTACGGCGACCATGGCCAGCTCCGGCCGCTCGGTCACGCTCACGGCCACGCCTGCCGCCTGGCGCTGCATCCAGTCCAGGTCCTTGGCACGTGTCGCAGCGTTGACCACCAGCCGGTAGCGTTCCGGCGCTAAATAGTAGGCGATGAGGTCGTCTATGACCCCCCCGTCCTCGTTCAGCATGCAGGTATACAGCGCCTTGCCCGGGGCCTGCAGCCGCGCCACGTCGTTCGCCAGCAGGCGGCGCAGCCATGGCCCGGCGTCTGCGCCGGCAATATCGACCACGGTCATGTGGGAGACGTCGAACATGCCGGCCTCGGCGCGCACGGCATGATGCTCCTCGACCTGCGAACCGTAGTGCAGCGGCATGTCCCAGCCGCCGAAATCGACGATCCGCGCGCCGAGGCGCTCGTGTTCGGAATGAAGTGGTGTCTTCTCGCCCATCGCGCTCGATCTCCCGCAACCCAACAGCATGACAGCCGGCGCCGCCCGCCGCCCCTCTGTCCGGTTACCTGAGAGATTCAGTGCCGCGACGCAACGCGGTACCGCTCACCTTCGGTGGGCCCTTGCCGGGCCGCTCTCCAGAGCCAACTCGTCCCCGGCGTCCTTTTGCCTGAGCGTTTCCGGGCGGTGCTTGCGCCTTCGGCGCCCCGGGCCGTTCCGGCCGGGGTCTCTCCACCAGGGACTGTAACGTTGGAGGGCGCATGATACCCGAGGCAATGCCTCCCTTGCGAGTGCGCCGCGAGGCGGGGATCATTGCCACCCCGAAACCTCTCTTGTCGGAGTCCACAGGCATGAACCCCGTACGCAGGCGCCCCTGCCTCCAGGTCAAGGTCGACCACGTCCGCGTCGGCGGCGACGCCCCGATCGTGGTGCAGTCCATGACCAACACGGATACGGCCGACATCGAGGCCACCGTGCGCCAGGTGGCGGAACTGGCCCGGGCCGGCTCGGAGGTGGTGCGCGTCACGGTGAACACCCGCGAGGCGGCCGCCGCGGTGCCCGCCGTGCGCGAGCGCCTCTACGCCATGGGCCTGAATGTGCCGCTGGTGGGGGACTTTCACTTCAACGGCCACAAGCTGCTGGCCGAGGTGCCGGAGTGCGGCCTGGCCCTGTCCAAGTACCGCATCAACCCGGGCAACGTCGGCCGCGGCTCCAAGCGCGACCCCCAGTTCGCCGCCATGATCGAAGTGGCGTGCCGCAACGATCGCCCGGTGCGCATCGGCGTCAACTGGGGCAGCCTCGACCAGGACCTGCTGACGCGGCTGATGGACGAGAACTCGAAGCTGGCGGAACCGCTGGACGCCCGCGCCGTGACCCAGGAGGCGATGATCCGGTCCGCCCTCGACAGCGCCGAGCGCGCCGTCGAGCTCGGGCTGCCGCGCGATCACATCATCCTCTCCTGCAAGGTCAGCGGGGTGCAGGACCTGATCTCCGTCTACCGCGACATCGCCGCGCGTTGCGACTATCCGCTGCACCTCGGTCTCACCGAAGCAGGCATGGGCAGCAAGGGCATCGTCGCCTCCACCGCCGGCATGGCCGTGCTGCTGCAGGAAGGCATCGGTGACACCATTCGCGTCTCGCTGACCCCCGAGCCGGGCGGCGACCGCACGCAGGAAGTGATCGTGGCGCAGGAGATGCTCCAGAGCATGGGCCTGCGGTCCTTCACGCCCATGGTCATCGCCTGCCCGGGCTGCGGGCGCACCACCAGCACTTTCTTCCAGGAGCTGGCGCAGCAGATCCAGTCGCACCTGCGCCACCGCATGCCGGAATGGAAAAAGCGCCACGATGGCGTGGAAGAGATGACCGTCGCGGTGATGGGCTGCGTGGTGAACGGCCCCGGCGAGAGCAAGCACGCCAACATCGGCATCAGCCTGCCGGGCACCGGCGAACGGCCGGTGGCGCCGGTGTACGTGGACGGGCAGAAGGACGTCACGCTCAAGGGCGACAACATCGCCGCGGAGTTCCAGGCGATGGTGGATGACTACGTCGAGCGCCGTTATCCGCGCAAGGCGTGACATAAGCCGCTCAAACGCTCTTGTCGCGGCGCGGCATGCGCGCCACGCACGCCCCCCGGTAGAATCATGCGCATAGAAACCACCTGGAGCATGTAATGGGCAAGGGCACGAACTACGTTGCCAAGGTCCCCGACGAGAACGGTTACATCCACTACACGGATGAAGAGCACCAGGTCTGGCACGAACTGATCACGCGCCAGAAAAAGGTGCTGCCCGGGCGCGCCTGCGCCGAATACATCGCAGCGCTGGACCGGCTCGACCTGCCGGAAAATCGTGTCCCCCAGTGCGAGGACGTGAGTCGCGTGCTGCGTGCACACACCGGCTGGGAGGTGGCGCCCGTGCCGGCGCTCATCAATTTCACCGATTTCTTCAACCTCCTGGCGAGCAAGCGCTTCCCGGCCGCGAGCTTCATCCGCCGCCGCGACGAGATGGAATACCTCCAGGAGCCGGACATCTTCCACGAGATTTTCGGCCACACCCCGCTGCTCACCGACCCGCGCTTCGCCGCCTTCACGCATGCCTACGGCAAGGCGGGCGCCGCGGCGCGCAAGGAAGACCGGCCCATGCTGGCGCGACTGTACTGGTTCACCGTCGAGTTCGGCCTCATCCATCGGCCCGACGAAGGTCTGCGTACCTATGGCGCCGGCGTCGTTTCCTCCAGCGGCGAGACCACCTACGCGCTGGAAAGTCCCGAACCGCAGCGCAAGCCCTTCGACCCGCTGGACGTGTTGCGCACGCCGTACCGTATCGACATCTACCAGCCCATCTATTTCGTCATCGAGAGCTTCGACACCCTGTTCGAGGTGGCGCAAATGGACCTGCTCGGGTTGATCGAGCAAGCGAGGAAGATGGGCATGCATCCGCCGGCCTTTCCGCCCAAGGAAGCGGCCACCGCCTGAAGCTCAACACTGCACCGAGGAGCACCCCGTGAGCGATCTCACTGCCAAGCACTGCGTTCCCTGCGAAGGAGGACTGCAGCCGATGTCCGCGACCGAGGCCCGCGAGTTCCTGGGTCGCCTGCACGCCGACTGGACGCTGAACGAAGACGCGACCGAGATTCGCCGCGACTTCCTCTTCAAGGGTTTCAATCGCACCATGGGCTTCGTCAACGCCGTGGCCTGGATCGCCAACAGCGAGAACCACCATCCCGACCTCGAGGTCGGCTGGGGTCACTGCCTGGTGCGCTTCTCCACGCACGCCATCAAGGGGTTGTCGGAGAACGACTTCATCTGCGCCGCCAAGGTCGACGCCCTACTCGACGAGTAGCTTGGCGTCGTCCGGCTCGATGGCGTCGAGCAGGTCGATGCGCGTGGTGGCGAAAGCCAGTGCCGCGGCGCGCGCACGCGCGTCCTGTTCATGGTCCAGCGACCACTGTGCGTGTTCGCACATGAGCGCCAGCGCCGTGGCGCGACCGAGGGTGAGGGCGAAGCCGCGCGCTTGCGCCTGCAGCGCCTCCGGGCCGGACTCTGCCGCGCGCCGGTACCACGCCAGCGCGCGGTCAGCGGCCGCGTTCGCGACGCTGGCGGCAGCGACGAGGCGATCGTCCGTGCCGGCGCGGGCGCAGCGCGCCAGCCGCCGACGCAGCACCTCCAGCGACACGCCGTCGCCACAGGCCTTGAGCAGCTCGAGCGACAGCACGTTGGTCGTGCCCTCCCAGATCGGCAGCACCTGGGCGTCGCGCACGATCACGGGCAGGCCGGTGTCCTCCACGTAGCCGGCGCCGCCGAAGCACTCGATGGCCTCGGTCGACACCGCCACCGCCTGCTTCCCGGTGGTCAGCTTGGTCAACGCCGTCATCAGGCGCAGCAGCGCGCGCTCGTCCTCGCCCGCCTCGCCGTGCTCGGCGCGGCCGAGCAGGTGAATGAGTTCGAAACAGAGGTGAAACGCCGCCTCGTACTCTGCCTGCATTGCCGCCAGCGTCTGTACGTGCAGCGGCTGGCGCGCCAGCGGCCGGCCGAAGGCCTCGCGCCGGCGCGCGTAGTCCATGGCCAGCGCCACGCCGCGACGCATGAACGACGCCGCGCAGACGCTGTTCCAGGTCCGCGTCAGGGTCAGCATCGGCACGATGCGGCGGATACCGTCGCTCTCTCCGGCGACCGCGACGGCGGGCGTGCCGTCGAGCACCAGTTCGGCCGTCGGCACCTTGCGCGTGCCGAGCTTGTCTTTCAGCCGCAACACCTCGATGCCGTCGAGCCGGCCGGCGTCATCCCGGGTCTCGACATAGAACAACGCCAGCCCACGCCCGCCGGGACCATTGCCCTCGGGGCGCGCCAGGGTCAGCGCCATCTGCGAGGTGGCGGCGGAGGTGAACCACTTGCGGCCCCACAGGCGCCAGCGCTCGCCGTCACGTTGCGCCACCGTCTCCGAGGCGCCCACGTCCGAACCCCCGGTGGATTCCGTCATCCACTGCCCGCTGGTCCAGAACCGGGCCGGATCGCGGCTGGTGAGGTGCGGCACTGCGCGCTCGATGAGCGCCTGGTTGCCGGACTCGAGCAGCGTCCGCGCCGCGCCGTCGGTCATGGCGAGCGGGCAGCTGTAGAGATCCGTGGAGGGGTGGAACAAGTGCACCAGGGCGAACTGCACGGTGCGCGCCAAGGCGCCATGCCCAGGCTCGTAACCCGTGGCCACCAGCCCGTACTCGGCCGCCAGTCGCTCCGCCCGGCGCCATAGCGGCGACAGCTCGATCGCGTCGACGCGATTGCCCCAGGCGTCCCACTGCACCAGGCGCGGCTCGTTCAGCCGGTCGTCCAGCTGGGCCTGGTAGAGTTCGCCGCCAGCGAGCCGGCCCATTTCCCGCAGGGGCTCCGCCACCGCCGCAGGCACCTCGCCGCCGAAACGGCGCGCCAGCACGGAGCGCAGCACGCGATCCTCGTCGTACTGGTTCCCGAGTCGCGGCGCCGGCTGGTTGAAAGGCCGGACCTGCATCGCGCCTAGATGCCCATCTTGTTGAGCGCGTCCAGGATGCGGCCGAGCACCATGGTGAGCGTCGGATGGCTGCGCTGGAACTCGTCGATCTGCTCGCGCAACTGTTCCCGCAGTCCCTCTTCCGGCGGCACCTCGTCGGCGGCCAGCCGTTCCTCGATCTGCTCGCGCAAGGCCTCCATGCGTGCCCGCTGGCCCGCGCTGAGCTCACGCGAGCCCGCCACCTGCTTGCGCAGCTCGGCCAGCAGCTGTTCCATCTCCTGCCTCGGCATGGTCATGGTCCTCCGTTGCGAAATCTCTTCCTGCTCAGGCGACGCCACGCGCGGTCGCGGGCAGGTCCCCTTCGAGCCCCATGGCACGGCGCATGAACACGCCCTTGAGCGGCGCCAGCCGGTCGACCAGCGTGAGGCCGGCGCGCCGCACGGCGCCGAGCCCGGGATTGGCGTTGCTGAACAGGCTGTTGATGCCGTCGAAGGCGCGCATCGACAGCAGGTTCTCGGGCTTGCGCCAGCGTTCGTAGCGCCGCAACAGCGCCGGGTCGCCCGGGTCGCGACCGGCGGCGAGCGCCGCGGCCACGACTTGCGCCAGCGCCGCGGCATCCAGGAACCCCAGGTTCACACCCTGCCCGGCGAGCGGATGCACAGTATGCGCCGCATCGCCGACCAGCGCGTAGCGCGCCCGGGTGTACACGGGCGCATGGCGCATGCGCAGCGGGAATGCCGCACGCGGCCCGGCCGCGATGACTTCACCAAGGCAGCCGTCGCTGGCCTCGGCCACTGCCGCCCGGAAACTCTCCTCGTCCATCTCCAGCAGCCGCTGCGCATGCTCGGGCGTCGTCGACCAGACGATGGATACGCGGCCGTCCGCCAGCGGCAGCAGGGCGATCGGCCCGCTCGGCAGGAACCTTTGCCAGGCGGTCTCGCCGTGGTGCAGCTGGCAACGCAGATTGCACACCACCGCGCGCTGCTCGTAGTCGTGGCCGCGCACCTCGAGCCCGGCGAGGGCGCGCGAGGGCGATGCCGCACCGTCGGCGCCGATCACCAGTCGTGCCTGCAGGCGGCGTCCATCTGCCACGCCCAGCTCGGCGCGCTCTCCGTCCAGCACCAGGCTCTCGAGCCGGGCGCCGTCGAGGAGCCGCACGTTGTCCAGTTGCAGGAGCGCGTTGCGCAGCGCCAGGCGCACCAGCTCGTTTTCGACGATATGGCCTAGCACCGGCTCGGCAATGTCCGCAGCGTCGAAGCGGATCGCGCCCGGACCCCCGGCAGGCACCTCGCCGTCCCACACCCGCATGCTGGCGTAAGGGCTGATCCGCGCCGCCGCGATCTCGTCCCAGGCGCCGCAGGCAGCGAGCACGCGCTGGCTTGCAGCGGAGAGCGCCGAGACCCGCAGCCCGGGCTCGTCGTCGGGGCTCCAGTGCGGCGGCGCATCAGCGTCCAGCACCACGATCGGCGTCCCCGGCGCGGC encodes:
- a CDS encoding UbiH/UbiF/VisC/COQ6 family ubiquinone biosynthesis hydroxylase, producing MRRGSDDIAVVGAGMVGAAAAALLARAAPGTPIVVLDADAPPHWSPDDEPGLRVSALSAASQRVLAACGAWDEIAAARISPYASMRVWDGEVPAGGPGAIRFDAADIAEPVLGHIVENELVRLALRNALLQLDNVRLLDGARLESLVLDGERAELGVADGRRLQARLVIGADGAASPSRALAGLEVRGHDYEQRAVVCNLRCQLHHGETAWQRFLPSGPIALLPLADGRVSIVWSTTPEHAQRLLEMDEESFRAAVAEASDGCLGEVIAAGPRAAFPLRMRHAPVYTRARYALVGDAAHTVHPLAGQGVNLGFLDAAALAQVVAAALAAGRDPGDPALLRRYERWRKPENLLSMRAFDGINSLFSNANPGLGAVRRAGLTLVDRLAPLKGVFMRRAMGLEGDLPATARGVA